In Bacteroidia bacterium, a genomic segment contains:
- a CDS encoding zinc-binding dehydrogenase, translating to MTRTVHRMPKAGSVAALTLTEEQLDPPARQEVRVAVKAAGLNFADIFAIAGLYSATPKGSFIPGLEFAGVVEETGADVTDLKPGDRVMGVTRFGGYASHINQDPRYLIPLPDSWDFAEGAAYLVQVLTAYYSLVPLGALEKDMTVLIHSAAGGVGILANRIAKKLGAYTIGTIGSPHKIDLLKEEGYDQYIVREKDFGQQLKAALGDRELNLVLECIGGKVLQAGFDQLAPMGRMVVYGSAQYGFPGDKPNYLKIMRLYLTRPRLDVQNMTDKNKSVLAFNLIHLYEKVEVMHKILSEIQPIDIGKPYVGHRFPFEKLKDAVSLFQKGQTMGKVVCEL from the coding sequence ATCACCCGTACTGTCCACCGAATGCCTAAAGCAGGCTCTGTTGCCGCATTGACACTTACAGAGGAGCAACTTGATCCTCCCGCCAGGCAAGAAGTCAGGGTAGCAGTTAAAGCTGCAGGACTCAACTTTGCCGATATTTTTGCCATCGCAGGTCTGTACAGCGCCACGCCCAAAGGAAGTTTTATTCCCGGACTTGAATTTGCCGGAGTCGTAGAAGAAACGGGTGCAGATGTAACCGATCTCAAACCTGGCGACCGCGTCATGGGCGTAACCCGGTTTGGGGGATATGCCAGCCATATCAACCAGGATCCCCGATATCTGATTCCACTTCCTGATAGCTGGGACTTTGCCGAAGGTGCGGCCTATCTCGTACAAGTGCTCACCGCGTACTACTCCCTCGTGCCCCTCGGGGCGCTGGAAAAAGATATGACCGTGCTCATTCACAGTGCCGCAGGCGGTGTCGGCATCCTGGCCAACCGCATTGCAAAAAAACTGGGCGCCTATACCATCGGCACAATCGGAAGCCCCCATAAAATCGACCTGCTGAAGGAAGAAGGTTACGATCAGTATATCGTAAGGGAAAAAGACTTCGGACAGCAACTCAAAGCAGCCCTCGGCGACCGTGAACTGAACCTTGTGCTCGAATGTATCGGAGGAAAAGTGCTTCAGGCGGGTTTTGACCAACTGGCACCTATGGGACGCATGGTGGTGTATGGCTCTGCTCAATACGGCTTCCCGGGAGACAAACCCAACTACCTGAAAATCATGCGCCTTTACCTTACACGCCCCAGACTGGATGTACAAAACATGACCGACAAAAACAAGTCTGTACTGGCCTTTAACCTCATCCACCTGTACGAGAAGGTAGAAGTCATGCACAAAATCCTTTCAGAAATCCAGCCCATCGACATAGGAAAACCTTATGTCGGGCATCGTTTTCCATTCGAAAAACTCAAAGACGCCGTAAGCCTGTTTCAAAAAGGACAGACAATGGGTAAAGTTGTCTGCGAATTATAA
- a CDS encoding cytochrome C, which produces MSRHFFLIISVSLLWSCTKQTSTPARPMDPWVIRSVLDQQPRMLTLALDTSMYIAYSAQTCRIYKVWKGGIDLEGAAYNDIKTVQPESRGTAYWQPAPTDQLWEVAENETDIPFELQFSGYHLKDNHITIQYEIRAGKTIVANIEEQPEFANKGDSVSLVRTFTVHTLQEGKSVKVSDGRKMITLHTAKPTRIVHTFVSLPHQQPKTQAIIGHIGQYWLDRSGCNTCHREEETTIGPGYREIAARYEPDKETITRLVEKVKTGGSGVWGEVAMIPHSHLEEKDIRPMVDYILSLEPRAKPEKKQSAKTAIQPETPTRPGFGAALAGIHPAYDVTTIHPESFKPRVGGLAFLPDGKLLVTTWDSVGGVYILEGVESGDSSKVTVKRFAEGLSEPLGITVVDGEIFVLQKHELTQLIDEDGDGTADQYKTICNSFGATADFHEFAYGLVWKDGYFYANLGLAMRLMSNELQDPDRGKTIRISKDGTWEEVVSGLRQCNGIGIGVDGEIFLTENQGQWVPACKLIHLRQGDFHGCQFGWGDTYAGRTMAAPALWLPHDEIANSPGEPTIMQDGPYVGQMLFGEVTHGGIKRVFLEKINGDYHGCVFRFTQGLEAGINRMRWGPDGGLYVGGVGMNGNWGWNGKKYGLQRMKYNGHNVFEMLAVRQKEDGFEITFTESLAEGTEKMMDIFTSIQQWYYEPTAAYGGPKLGKETLDIGKLTVSEDRQKVTISLSGLKPGHVVYFLLNENLRSTSGQQLWSGEAWYSK; this is translated from the coding sequence ATGAGCCGTCATTTCTTTCTGATTATATCTGTCTCCCTGCTTTGGAGTTGTACAAAACAGACTTCGACACCGGCTCGTCCCATGGACCCGTGGGTGATCCGGTCGGTGCTGGATCAGCAGCCCCGGATGCTGACACTGGCACTTGACACTTCGATGTACATTGCCTATTCTGCCCAAACCTGTCGAATATATAAAGTCTGGAAAGGCGGGATTGACTTAGAAGGAGCCGCATACAACGATATCAAAACCGTACAACCCGAAAGCAGGGGAACGGCTTACTGGCAGCCTGCACCCACAGACCAGCTATGGGAGGTGGCGGAAAATGAAACAGACATTCCTTTTGAGCTTCAGTTTTCCGGATACCATTTGAAAGACAATCACATTACCATCCAATACGAAATCAGAGCCGGGAAAACCATTGTCGCCAACATAGAAGAACAACCAGAATTTGCAAATAAAGGGGATTCAGTATCACTGGTCAGAACATTCACCGTTCACACTCTTCAGGAAGGAAAATCTGTGAAAGTTTCAGACGGCAGGAAAATGATTACGCTACACACAGCCAAACCCACACGTATTGTCCACACATTTGTTTCTTTGCCCCATCAGCAACCCAAAACCCAAGCCATCATCGGGCATATCGGCCAGTACTGGCTCGACCGCAGCGGCTGCAATACCTGCCACCGGGAAGAAGAAACGACCATAGGCCCGGGTTATCGCGAAATTGCGGCCAGGTATGAGCCAGACAAAGAAACCATCACCCGGCTGGTAGAAAAAGTCAAAACCGGAGGTTCGGGAGTTTGGGGAGAAGTTGCCATGATCCCGCATTCCCATCTGGAGGAAAAAGACATCCGCCCCATGGTCGATTATATCCTCAGCCTAGAACCACGCGCCAAACCAGAAAAAAAACAATCAGCGAAAACAGCCATTCAGCCGGAAACCCCAACACGACCCGGCTTTGGCGCAGCACTTGCCGGCATTCACCCGGCATACGACGTAACAACGATTCACCCCGAAAGCTTCAAGCCAAGGGTGGGCGGACTCGCTTTTTTGCCAGACGGAAAACTGCTCGTCACTACCTGGGACTCTGTGGGTGGGGTCTATATTCTTGAAGGGGTGGAATCCGGCGATTCGTCAAAAGTGACCGTCAAACGGTTTGCCGAAGGTCTGTCTGAGCCGCTGGGAATAACTGTGGTTGACGGAGAAATATTTGTTCTGCAAAAACATGAACTCACCCAACTCATAGACGAAGACGGCGACGGCACAGCGGACCAGTACAAAACCATTTGCAACAGCTTTGGGGCAACTGCTGATTTTCACGAATTTGCCTATGGGCTGGTATGGAAAGACGGTTATTTTTACGCCAATCTGGGACTTGCCATGCGGCTGATGTCCAACGAGTTGCAAGATCCTGACCGGGGAAAAACCATTCGCATCAGCAAAGACGGGACATGGGAAGAAGTAGTTTCTGGTCTGCGGCAATGTAATGGTATCGGAATAGGCGTTGACGGAGAAATATTTCTCACAGAAAATCAGGGGCAGTGGGTGCCTGCCTGCAAGCTGATTCATCTGCGCCAGGGCGACTTTCACGGATGTCAGTTTGGCTGGGGCGACACCTATGCAGGCAGAACCATGGCAGCGCCTGCGTTATGGCTTCCGCATGATGAAATTGCCAACAGTCCGGGCGAGCCCACCATTATGCAAGACGGGCCCTATGTGGGACAGATGCTGTTTGGAGAAGTAACCCATGGAGGAATCAAGCGGGTATTTCTGGAAAAAATAAACGGAGATTATCACGGATGTGTATTTCGGTTTACCCAGGGGCTGGAAGCAGGAATCAACCGTATGCGTTGGGGGCCCGATGGCGGCTTATATGTTGGCGGTGTAGGCATGAATGGAAACTGGGGCTGGAATGGAAAGAAGTACGGTCTTCAGCGAATGAAATACAACGGGCATAACGTATTTGAAATGCTGGCTGTGCGGCAGAAAGAAGACGGTTTTGAAATAACATTTACCGAATCACTCGCAGAAGGAACCGAAAAAATGATGGATATTTTCACCAGCATTCAACAATGGTATTATGAACCTACGGCTGCATACGGCGGTCCGAAGCTGGGAAAAGAAACGTTGGATATCGGCAAACTCACGGTAAGTGAAGACCGGCAAAAAGTAACCATATCCTTGTCCGGGCTCAAACCCGGTCATGTGGTATATTTTCTTTTAAATGAAAACCTTCGCAGCACTTCCGGCCAGCAACTATGGAGTGGAGAAGCGTGGTATAGCAAATAA
- a CDS encoding Uma2 family endonuclease, whose protein sequence is MRNRIFKQIEAMGEQKLDRYYTLDEFVLLEQAAPDVRYEYIDGYIYAMAGGTINHGKIISNITFRIQEKTRSGNLGCTTFGSDVKISIESRNIFLYPDAFVVCGEIKEDNQYSGAVTNPHLIIEVLSKSTQNYDKTRKFRLYRMIPSLKEYILIDQYQMVVESFFRKPGGDWQIRTYLHEDDWVQIHSLDIAIPVSHIYERVSLS, encoded by the coding sequence ATGCGAAATCGTATCTTTAAGCAAATAGAAGCTATGGGCGAACAAAAGCTGGATCGGTATTACACGCTGGACGAATTTGTTCTTCTGGAACAGGCAGCGCCGGATGTCCGGTATGAATATATCGATGGATATATTTATGCCATGGCCGGAGGGACAATTAATCATGGAAAGATTATCAGTAATATTACCTTCAGGATTCAGGAAAAAACCCGCTCCGGAAATTTGGGATGTACGACTTTTGGCAGTGATGTAAAAATATCGATTGAAAGCAGAAATATTTTTCTTTACCCCGATGCATTTGTGGTTTGCGGAGAAATAAAGGAAGATAATCAATACAGTGGGGCCGTTACCAATCCACATCTGATTATCGAAGTCTTATCAAAGTCAACCCAAAACTACGATAAAACCAGAAAGTTCAGGCTGTACCGGATGATTCCTTCGCTAAAGGAATATATATTAATTGATCAGTACCAAATGGTAGTGGAAAGTTTTTTCAGGAAACCGGGCGGAGACTGGCAAATCCGGACTTACCTTCATGAAGACGATTGGGTGCAAATTCATTCACTTGATATTGCGATTCCGGTTTCCCACATTTACGAACGGGTGTCCCTATCCTGA
- a CDS encoding Ldh family oxidoreductase codes for MPLYHTFSPSALEDFTAEVFQFYKIPAPDARLAAEVLLYSDLRGIDSHGVARLSTYCGLLEIGRINPRPDIRISRERKATANVDGDNGMGLVVGPKAMEIAMDKAAECGTGWVAVHNTNHFGAAGYYPVQALHRNQIGWANTNTTKAVTPLWGAERMLGTNPIAIAFPGKDEPPVVIDFATSLVSYGKIEIAWREGRPVPEGWIMDTEGYISTNPLDMIEGGALLPLGASFDLGGHKGYCLSAMVDILTGVLSGANWGPFVPPFAVKAPFTPGGVGKGIGHFFGAWDIESFRDLNEFQENIDHWVQTMRATRPQPGFEKVIIPGDPEHEAMAERSVTGIPVIEAVVRDLEIIAQKTGVKLDL; via the coding sequence ATGCCCCTGTATCATACTTTTTCCCCTTCCGCACTGGAAGACTTTACTGCCGAAGTTTTTCAGTTTTACAAAATACCCGCACCAGATGCCCGCCTGGCGGCGGAAGTTTTGTTATACAGCGATCTTCGCGGCATTGATTCGCACGGCGTAGCGCGGCTGAGCACCTATTGCGGCCTTTTGGAAATCGGTCGTATCAATCCTCGTCCTGACATCCGTATTTCCCGCGAGCGAAAAGCCACCGCCAACGTTGACGGCGACAACGGAATGGGCCTCGTCGTGGGCCCCAAAGCCATGGAAATCGCCATGGATAAAGCCGCTGAATGCGGCACAGGCTGGGTGGCTGTACACAATACCAACCACTTCGGCGCGGCAGGATATTACCCTGTCCAGGCGCTGCACCGCAACCAGATCGGCTGGGCCAATACCAATACCACCAAAGCCGTAACGCCGCTCTGGGGTGCGGAACGAATGCTGGGAACCAATCCCATTGCCATTGCCTTTCCGGGGAAAGACGAACCACCGGTAGTGATTGATTTTGCCACCAGCCTTGTCAGCTACGGGAAAATCGAAATTGCCTGGCGCGAAGGCCGCCCGGTTCCCGAAGGCTGGATCATGGATACTGAAGGTTATATCAGTACCAATCCCCTCGATATGATCGAGGGAGGGGCGTTACTACCGCTGGGCGCATCGTTTGATCTCGGTGGGCACAAAGGGTATTGCCTCTCTGCGATGGTGGACATACTCACCGGCGTGCTCAGCGGCGCCAACTGGGGGCCGTTTGTGCCGCCTTTTGCGGTAAAAGCGCCCTTCACGCCCGGCGGGGTAGGGAAGGGGATCGGCCACTTTTTCGGAGCCTGGGACATTGAAAGTTTCCGCGACCTGAATGAGTTTCAGGAGAATATAGACCACTGGGTGCAAACCATGCGCGCCACGCGCCCGCAGCCCGGATTTGAAAAAGTGATTATCCCCGGTGACCCTGAGCACGAAGCGATGGCAGAAAGATCAGTTACCGGCATCCCCGTAATTGAAGCCGTGGTGCGTGATCTGGAAATAATTGCCCAAAAGACAGGCGTAAAGCTCGATTTATAA
- a CDS encoding enolase C-terminal domain-like protein yields the protein MDRREFVKQAGAFTALAAAGMAVTPGCMNAQPVRKKITIAKVDANFDRQKLRRPFGFKGGFLTNNWQTAAFMETDEGIHKVGPGIQSVLWCDATTFLAHSENGGNALMFAMTERALQMLKGQTFTDPMTLLDELLPEVLAYGKTITRNPDLRTTFALNALVAVDNAAWLHYAEANQMKNFDEMVPETFRPGLSFRHGKVAAIPALSYGTPMEEIKQMAEQGFFIMKIKIGAPGTQEEMLEKDKEFLSAIHKTIGHFETTHTKDGKLPYYFDANGRYDSKDTLHKFLDHAEKIGALPQIAVMEEPFGERNQEPVHDLAARGPRIAADESAHTVKESIERIEQGYNSIAVKAIAKTMSMTIKIAQECFERNIPCFCADLTVNPLLVDWNKAIAARLAPFPDMDFGLQETNGWQNYQNWEEMRTWHPMADAPWTKPVQGVYETGKEFFEKSGGIFMPSPHFEAMFQR from the coding sequence ATGGATCGCAGAGAATTTGTAAAACAAGCGGGAGCTTTTACAGCACTGGCAGCAGCGGGAATGGCGGTAACGCCCGGATGCATGAATGCACAGCCTGTGCGCAAAAAAATCACCATTGCCAAGGTAGATGCCAATTTTGACAGGCAGAAACTACGGCGTCCCTTTGGATTTAAGGGCGGATTTCTCACCAACAACTGGCAGACAGCCGCCTTTATGGAAACCGACGAAGGCATCCACAAGGTGGGGCCGGGCATTCAGAGTGTGTTGTGGTGCGATGCGACGACCTTTCTCGCCCATTCGGAGAATGGCGGCAATGCCCTCATGTTTGCCATGACCGAACGCGCCCTTCAGATGCTGAAGGGGCAGACTTTCACCGATCCGATGACCCTTCTCGACGAGTTGCTGCCCGAGGTGCTCGCCTACGGCAAAACCATTACCCGCAACCCCGACCTGCGCACGACCTTTGCGCTCAATGCGCTGGTGGCAGTGGACAATGCCGCCTGGCTCCATTATGCCGAAGCCAATCAGATGAAAAATTTTGACGAAATGGTTCCGGAAACCTTTCGCCCGGGGCTTTCCTTCCGCCATGGAAAAGTTGCAGCTATTCCGGCGCTATCCTACGGAACCCCGATGGAAGAGATCAAACAAATGGCCGAACAGGGATTTTTTATTATGAAAATCAAAATCGGTGCACCCGGTACGCAGGAAGAAATGCTGGAAAAAGACAAAGAATTCCTTTCCGCCATTCACAAAACCATCGGCCATTTTGAAACCACACATACCAAAGACGGGAAACTTCCTTACTATTTTGACGCCAATGGCCGTTATGACAGCAAAGACACCCTGCACAAATTTCTCGACCACGCCGAAAAAATCGGTGCACTCCCGCAAATCGCCGTAATGGAAGAACCCTTTGGCGAGCGGAATCAGGAACCGGTTCACGACCTCGCAGCCCGCGGGCCACGGATCGCAGCCGACGAAAGTGCACATACAGTAAAAGAATCCATCGAACGAATCGAACAAGGCTACAATTCCATCGCAGTCAAAGCCATTGCCAAGACCATGAGTATGACCATTAAAATCGCGCAGGAATGTTTTGAGCGAAATATCCCTTGTTTCTGTGCAGACCTTACGGTCAACCCTTTGCTTGTTGACTGGAACAAAGCCATTGCTGCGCGGCTTGCACCGTTTCCGGATATGGACTTTGGCCTTCAGGAAACCAATGGCTGGCAAAACTACCAGAACTGGGAAGAAATGCGCACCTGGCACCCGATGGCGGATGCACCCTGGACAAAACCCGTACAGGGAGTGTATGAAACCGGAAAAGAATTTTTTGAAAAAAGCGGCGGAATTTTTATGCCTTCCCCTCACTTTGAAGCCATGTTTCAGCGTTAG
- a CDS encoding metallophosphoesterase produces MRKTSRRNFLKSAGMSLPAFALPAGKIRPDKLPGYSYGTIHTLDEAFTREGHILLRVEFTGTSPQTAGKVIVSGAKSHTIRNWFFDPIDIMLIRLEGAKETTTLTLKSEKESVKFTLKDVLEHKTWSAPWGTAIVNANFLLDRETGIINPADVSVAGPGENFSFVIMSDPQGGNPEEPTNRVPARMKIHNAFIEESIRLVNELTPPPAFVIVNGDIVDSEGQAKNYEQMLSFFEKIKVPILFQVGNHETRYNAVFSPGYYMEEFNNFFAAQKQINGLEKLLYSFDLGQWHFVVFPDPLRTHFWETHPHYFEWLENDLAANANRPVIVFHHVPLQPIGIDPLINYVESVAVKRFLLEILTKHGNVQYAFSGHVHIPIKASFKTAITYKGIRFINLPAAGYRPRSFGEPDFDGGPTQGITIVKISGNQANVSFKTVTNKVFPYPDLLQEFTPSAWPLWLNDKWELPAGETILNGSFEEGLAHWHRRFVYLEDKSPSFRCEVQRVISGRHSQALYLGCKGRGYHIPGQDRMPQTLYQVCQPLAVPAGKAPVITFSYKLDPQTFDPGCEAGAFVWVEGFQGSRKRLNMVYSAGMIIQDPGGKYSQAAQVWYQHYDLSESQPYTWKEVNLNILKDFEENLARPGKFFDANIDRLIITLGVWTANESEDQTTGVFFDDIAVNFAETPVTLVSNVNGEPLVPKPENRIWKKVNRHIAGEHQYIERE; encoded by the coding sequence ATGCGAAAAACTTCCCGTCGCAATTTTCTCAAATCAGCAGGAATGAGTTTGCCTGCTTTTGCGCTTCCGGCAGGTAAGATTCGTCCGGATAAACTCCCCGGCTACAGCTATGGCACCATCCACACACTGGATGAAGCATTTACCCGCGAGGGGCATATTCTCCTTCGGGTAGAATTCACCGGAACATCTCCGCAAACCGCAGGAAAAGTGATCGTTTCCGGTGCAAAAAGCCATACGATCCGCAATTGGTTTTTTGACCCGATAGATATAATGCTGATTCGACTGGAAGGCGCAAAAGAAACCACAACGCTGACCCTGAAATCAGAAAAAGAATCTGTCAAATTTACGCTGAAAGATGTATTGGAACATAAAACATGGTCGGCGCCCTGGGGAACAGCCATTGTTAACGCAAACTTTCTTCTTGACCGGGAAACAGGCATCATAAATCCTGCGGATGTTTCAGTTGCCGGTCCCGGGGAAAATTTCTCTTTTGTCATTATGTCCGACCCACAGGGAGGGAACCCGGAAGAGCCCACCAACCGCGTACCTGCCCGAATGAAAATTCATAATGCATTTATTGAAGAAAGCATTCGCCTGGTAAATGAACTCACGCCTCCCCCCGCTTTTGTAATTGTAAACGGCGACATCGTGGATAGTGAAGGGCAGGCGAAAAACTATGAACAGATGCTTTCATTTTTTGAAAAAATCAAGGTACCTATCCTGTTTCAGGTCGGTAACCATGAAACCCGGTACAATGCCGTATTTTCTCCGGGTTATTATATGGAGGAGTTTAACAACTTTTTTGCTGCCCAGAAACAGATCAATGGCCTGGAGAAGCTCCTGTATTCATTTGACCTGGGACAGTGGCATTTTGTAGTTTTCCCCGATCCGCTCCGCACACATTTTTGGGAAACACATCCACACTATTTTGAATGGCTGGAAAATGATCTTGCCGCCAATGCCAATCGCCCGGTGATTGTTTTTCACCATGTTCCCCTACAACCTATTGGCATTGACCCGCTGATCAATTATGTCGAAAGTGTAGCCGTAAAACGCTTTTTGCTGGAGATTCTCACCAAACATGGAAATGTGCAATACGCTTTCAGCGGACACGTTCATATTCCCATCAAAGCTTCGTTTAAAACAGCCATCACCTATAAGGGTATCCGTTTTATTAATCTTCCTGCAGCGGGTTACCGCCCGCGGAGTTTTGGGGAACCAGATTTTGACGGAGGCCCCACCCAGGGAATAACCATCGTAAAAATCAGTGGGAATCAGGCAAATGTCAGCTTTAAGACTGTGACCAACAAGGTATTTCCCTACCCTGATTTACTTCAGGAGTTTACCCCCAGTGCCTGGCCGCTCTGGCTAAATGACAAATGGGAATTGCCGGCAGGCGAAACCATCCTCAATGGAAGTTTTGAAGAGGGCCTGGCACACTGGCACCGCAGGTTTGTTTATCTGGAGGATAAAAGTCCCTCCTTCAGGTGTGAAGTACAACGGGTGATTTCAGGCAGACATTCTCAGGCACTGTATCTTGGCTGCAAAGGTCGCGGGTATCATATTCCCGGGCAGGATCGCATGCCGCAGACGCTTTATCAGGTATGTCAGCCCCTTGCAGTGCCTGCCGGAAAAGCGCCTGTGATAACGTTTTCTTACAAGCTGGATCCCCAAACCTTTGACCCTGGTTGCGAGGCAGGTGCATTTGTCTGGGTAGAAGGATTCCAGGGAAGCCGCAAACGCCTGAACATGGTATATTCTGCCGGTATGATCATTCAGGATCCGGGTGGAAAATACAGCCAGGCAGCTCAGGTCTGGTATCAGCATTATGACCTGAGTGAAAGCCAGCCCTATACATGGAAAGAGGTGAATCTCAATATTCTGAAAGATTTCGAAGAAAATTTGGCCAGGCCGGGAAAATTCTTTGACGCAAACATTGACCGTCTGATTATCACCCTGGGCGTTTGGACGGCAAATGAAAGTGAAGATCAAACCACGGGCGTATTTTTCGATGACATTGCGGTAAATTTCGCAGAAACACCCGTAACGCTAGTCAGTAATGTCAATGGGGAACCCCTTGTACCCAAACCCGAAAACCGAATCTGGAAGAAAGTCAACAGGCATATCGCTGGCGAACACCAGTACATTGAGCGTGAATAA
- a CDS encoding adenylate/guanylate cyclase domain-containing protein translates to MQYRLILSLIVVIFCAGNSISGQTMQPSDSLLFVIDSMEFGKNLKTHLLVLEDTTANLTIDQISSGRYVNQFLPWEKKHEATSYKNILWSKVTIENKLNRPVSGVFMDQSRSAEIIVYFPDTAGTWAEKRSGVNVAGKDRDLVKYGLIAIGYTFPARSSTTVYFRQKEINHSLAKVNLYFLDKNAFEKINLEQGNVLISGFISILAIMFLYSLMVFFTSREETYLYYSLYVFCLAGFIMFADGPHEIISIPKIKDYLTFSFLSGISIFYFLFGRRFVNTPDIVPVWDKWLKRYIGVKALLFLTQISIIFFWHNILLVIQVEVGFFFVDALIAMGLCVRLIQTRKPLVWFFTIGSAAVFLFGFVYFSVNLLLENQINIFMFFMAFIVEILIFSLGLGYKMRLSEREKLAAQAERLAAQEALNSELSKINTAFGRFVPHEFLRSLGHNSVLDIKLGDCVEKEVTVLFSDIRSYTTLSEQMTPRENFHFLNAYLGRVGPIIKNNGGFVNQYFGDGIMALFLDDPSDALNAAIAIQQELINYNQSRIQKGRQPIRTGIGLHTGSLMMGVIGDTLRMDAGVVSDTVNTASRMEGLTKYFDVSVILSETTCRHTEDAALRYLGKVQVKGRVAPLGVYESFEGESPNVRKLRQQTLSDFTDGLQAYFDRNFAAAASAFDRVLAVDPEDTAAQKYLHNSQMNLIEGVAEDWNGVELMIEK, encoded by the coding sequence ATGCAGTACAGACTGATTTTGTCCCTGATCGTTGTGATCTTCTGTGCCGGAAACAGTATTTCGGGCCAGACAATGCAGCCTTCCGATTCCTTGCTGTTTGTCATCGACAGTATGGAATTTGGCAAAAATCTGAAGACCCACCTTCTGGTTCTGGAAGATACAACCGCAAACCTCACCATTGATCAGATCAGCAGCGGGAGGTATGTCAATCAGTTTTTGCCCTGGGAAAAAAAGCACGAAGCCACCAGTTATAAAAATATTCTCTGGTCAAAAGTTACCATTGAAAATAAGCTGAACCGCCCTGTCAGTGGCGTATTCATGGACCAGAGCCGAAGTGCAGAAATTATCGTCTATTTTCCCGACACTGCCGGAACCTGGGCAGAAAAACGTTCAGGCGTCAATGTAGCAGGCAAGGACCGCGATCTGGTCAAATACGGACTTATTGCCATAGGGTACACTTTCCCGGCCCGTTCATCCACCACGGTTTATTTCAGGCAAAAAGAAATCAACCATTCCCTGGCAAAAGTAAACCTCTACTTTCTGGACAAAAATGCATTTGAAAAAATCAACCTCGAACAGGGGAATGTCTTGATCAGCGGATTTATCAGCATTCTGGCGATTATGTTTCTGTATAGTCTGATGGTATTTTTCACCTCCAGAGAAGAGACCTATCTGTATTATTCGCTGTATGTTTTCTGCCTGGCCGGATTTATCATGTTTGCCGACGGGCCGCATGAGATCATATCCATTCCCAAAATCAAAGACTATCTGACTTTTTCCTTTCTGAGTGGGATCAGCATATTTTATTTTTTGTTTGGAAGAAGATTTGTCAATACCCCCGATATTGTGCCGGTCTGGGATAAATGGCTCAAAAGGTATATCGGAGTGAAAGCCCTGCTTTTTCTGACACAGATTTCCATCATATTTTTCTGGCACAATATTCTTCTGGTTATTCAGGTAGAGGTTGGGTTTTTCTTTGTGGATGCATTGATTGCCATGGGGTTATGCGTCAGGTTAATCCAAACCCGCAAACCGCTGGTTTGGTTTTTCACCATAGGTTCTGCTGCAGTTTTTCTTTTTGGTTTTGTCTATTTTTCGGTGAATCTGTTACTGGAGAATCAGATAAATATTTTCATGTTTTTTATGGCGTTTATTGTTGAGATTCTCATCTTCTCTCTGGGGCTGGGCTATAAAATGCGCCTTTCCGAACGCGAAAAACTCGCCGCTCAGGCCGAAAGGCTGGCCGCACAGGAAGCGCTCAACAGTGAACTTTCCAAAATCAATACTGCCTTCGGCAGATTTGTCCCGCACGAATTTCTTCGTTCACTGGGACACAACAGCGTCCTGGATATCAAACTCGGTGACTGTGTGGAAAAAGAAGTTACGGTCTTGTTTTCCGATATCCGCTCCTACACGACTCTTTCTGAACAAATGACTCCGAGAGAAAATTTCCACTTCCTCAACGCTTACCTCGGAAGAGTCGGCCCTATCATCAAAAACAACGGCGGCTTTGTCAATCAGTATTTTGGCGATGGGATCATGGCACTGTTTCTCGACGATCCTTCTGATGCATTAAATGCTGCGATAGCCATACAGCAGGAACTGATCAACTACAACCAGTCCAGAATACAAAAGGGAAGGCAACCCATTCGCACAGGTATCGGCCTCCACACCGGTTCGCTGATGATGGGCGTAATTGGAGACACGCTCCGCATGGATGCCGGCGTCGTATCAGACACTGTCAACACCGCTTCGCGGATGGAAGGGCTGACCAAATATTTTGATGTTTCGGTTATTCTCAGTGAGACGACCTGTCGCCATACTGAAGACGCTGCGCTTCGCTACCTCGGTAAAGTTCAGGTAAAAGGCAGAGTGGCGCCCCTCGGCGTTTATGAATCGTTTGAAGGGGAGTCTCCAAACGTAAGAAAACTCCGCCAACAAACGCTTTCAGACTTTACAGACGGATTACAAGCCTATTTCGACCGGAATTTTGCTGCGGCTGCCTCCGCTTTCGATCGTGTACTCGCTGTGGATCCGGAAGATACCGCCGCACAAAAATATCTCCACAACAGCCAGATGAACCTGATTGAAGGCGTAGCCGAGGACTGGAATGGCGTGGAGTTGATGATTGAGAAATAA